The segment CCTGTGAAACCGAGGCCATCGCTGGTGGTCGCAATGACGCTGACCGAAGCTCCTGCGGCGGCGCTGAGGACACGTTGCGACTCTTCACGCCGGGGCCCGAACTTTGGCCTGTTGGCAACGAACTGCACTGCCACGTTGCCGATCTCAAAGCCGGCAGCCCGGACAATCCTGGCCGCCTCCCCCAGGAGTTTCACCCCGGACGCACCTGCGAACTCGGGACGGTCGGTGCCAAAATGCGTGCCGAGATCACCAATGCCGCAAGCGGAGAAGAGCGCGTCAGCGGCTGCATGGGCGACGCAATCGCCGTCGGAATGCCCGGAAAGTCCGCGTTCCCCCTCCCAAAACAGCCCGCCGAGCCATAACGGCTGCGGATCGTTCTCAGATGCGTAGGCGTGCACGTCCACCCCGATGCCCGTGCGCGGCAGAATCATGGCCGCGTTTTGCGAGGCTGCCATCAGCCTTCCACCCAGCGGACTCCGAGCGGCCCTTCCAGCAGGCCTTCGGCAATGATGAGATCCAACGGCGTGGTGATCTTCAGCGACTGGCTGGCGCCCCGCACCGCGTGGACCGGCACGCCCAGGAGCTCGACGAGCATGGCGTCATCCGTGACTGCCGCCGCCTGCTCATCGTCGAACGTCGCGGCCGCTGCGTGGGCGCGCAACAAAGTCTCAAAGTCGAATCCCTGCGGAGTCTGCACCGCACGAAGTTGTTCGCGCGGGGCGGTTCCGGTGACGATCTCCGGCGCGATTCCGGCGTCGTCCCCGTCAGTTTCCGCAACCATCTTGACGGTATCCACCACCGGAATGGCGGGGATAACCGCCTTGGCGCCCGACGAGAGCGCCACGGCAACGCGATGGAAGACCCGTTCGGGAGTCAGCGCACGCGCGGCGTCGTGAACCAGCACGGCGCGCGTTCCCTCAAGGACCGCCCCAAGGGCGGCGCGGACCGAAGCGGCACGGGTGGATCCGCCGTCGACCACTGTGATCAGCGGACCGTCAACGCCCAGTTCCTGCCGGAATTCCTCGCAAAGCTCGCGCAGCTCCAGGTCCCCTGCGGGGACGGCCACGCAGATCTGGCGGGCAACGTCCGCCGCCGCGACGCCGCGAAGGGCATGGGTGAGGATCGTTTCGCCGCCCAGCGGAACTTTCGCCTTGGGCATGCCGTAGCCAAGGCGCTCCCCCGAGCCTGCCGCAACGACGACGACGGCGGTGGCCTCGCGCTGGGATGGTGTAGTCATGCGCCCAAGCCTACGTGGTGCCCACCCGCCCAACTAGCTGGCATTAGGTGTCGTTTTGAGCGCCCAGAACGACACCTACTGCGAGTTACTTGGGCTTTGGAACGGGCAGTAAGGCTTTTGGGCAAATGGAAACCCCGGCGGCAGGTTGCCACCGGGGTTCAAATCTTTGAATCTCTGTTAGGAAGCCAGAACTTCGTCGAGAACGCTTGCGGCCTTCTCTTCGTCGGTCTTCTCAGCCAATGCCAGTTCTGAAATCAGAATCTGACGGGCTTTGGCCAGCATTCGCTTTTCACCTGCGGAAAGGCCGCGATCGTGATCACGGCGCCAAAGATCGCGGACGACCTCTGCAACCTTGATGACGTCGCCGGAAGCAAGCTTCTCCAGGTTTGCCTTGTAGCGACGGGACCAGTTGGTGGGCTCTTCAGTGAACTCGGCACGGAGAACGTCAAATACGTGCTCCAAGCCTTCCTTGCCCACTACGTCGCGGACCCCAACAAGGTCTACGTTTTCTGCTGGAACTTCAATGGTCAGATCACCCTGAGCCACCTTGAGCTTGAGATACATTTTCTCTTCGCCCTTGATAGTGCGCATCTTGATTTCTTCAATTTTTGCTGCACCGTGGTGAGGGTAAACTACTGTCTCGCCGACCTCAAAAACCATGTGGACTTTCCCCTTTCCCGCAGACCAGTTTATCACGCTTAAGGCATACGATTGGCACGGAAAGGGGTCCCGAGCCCTGTAAATACGCGGAAAATGGCCTTTTCGGCCCTCCGGCACCCTCTTGACGGGAGGGCATAAAAGTGCATAGGACACAGCGTTCCGGATGACCCTACTCCTTCCGGAGGGCCGCCACAATGGTGATCGGAATCCTTGTTCCTGCTAGTTTGCCGATAGGCTATGGCTGAAAAGTGTTCCAATGACTCTTAGAGGAGTACGTGTCGTGCGCATTACTGCGATGAACCGTGTCCAGCGCGGCAAACTGGCGATGGCGGCGGCCGCCATCAGCATCGGTCTCTTGTCCGTGACCGGCTGTGGCTATATCAACCCCCAGCAGACCAACGAGCAGTATTCTCCGTCTGACGGCGTCAGGGAAGACCTCGGTCCGCTTCAGCTGCGCAACATGCTCATCGTCTCCACGGATGCCAACAAGCCCGGACGCGTCATTGGTGCCGTGTTCAACACCTCCTCAAGCGATGCAACCCTGACCATCAGTGGCGCCGGCGGGTCGCAGGCGACCATTCCGGTCAAGGCCAAGTCCCAGACCTACCTCAACGAGACCACGGACGCCGCAGTTCTCAGCACGAGCGGCGGAGCACCTGGTTCCATGGCTTCCGTGACCATCAAGACCGGCTCCGATTCCCGGACCGTGCAGTTCCCGGTCCTGGATGCTTCCTTAAAGGAATACGCGAAGTACCTCCCCACCGCTTCCGCTTCTCCGAGCCCCTCGGTCAGCGGTTCCGCCACCCCAAGCAGCGGTTCCACCGGCTCAAGCAGCAGCGCGACCCCGACGCCGAGCGCCACCGGCCACTAGCCCGGCGCCACAAAGACAGGCGCCACAAAGACAAAAGGAAGGGCTCCCGCGATGGGAGCCCTTCCTTTTGTCTTTGCTCTTGCAGGGTGCTCTACCCGCGCGGCTTCCTACGGCTCGAACTTGTAGCCCAAGCCCCGAACCGTCACGAGGTAGCGGGGAACCGAGGGGTCAGGCTCGATCTTGCTGCGCAAGCGCTTCACATGGACGTCCAAGGTCTTGGTGTCGCCCACATAGTCGGAACCCCAGACGCGGTCGATCAGCTGTCCGCGGGTGAGCACCCGGCCCGAATTGCGAAGGAGCATCTCAAGGAGTTCGAATTCCTTCAGCGGAAGCGATACCTGTTCGCCGTTGACGCTCACTACATGCCGCTCGATGTCCATACGCACCGGACCGGCCTGCACGGTGGATGTGATGAGTTCCTCCGGCTCGCCTTGCCGGCGCAGCACAGCACGCACCCGCGCCACGAGTTCCCTGGAGGAGTACGGCTTGGTGACGTAGTCGTCCGCGCCGAGCTCCAGGCCAACCACCTTGTCGATTTCCGAGTCCTTGGCCGTCAGCATGATGACCGGGACGCTGGAACGCTGGCGCAGTTGCCTGCAAACCTCAGTGCCAGGGGTCCCCGGAAGCTGCAAGTCCAGCAGCACCAAATCGGCCCCGTTGCGGTCGAACTCCACCAAGGCGTCACTGCCGTTGTCCACAACCTGGACATCGAAGCCTTCCTTGCCCAATAGGTAGGACAGGGGGTCGCTGAACGACTCTTCGTCCTCCACGATCAGAATCCTGCTCAAGCGCCAGCTCCTTGCTCTAGGGCGCGCACAGCGCCCGTCGTTTGAATCACGTTTCGGGGCTTCGCCCCGGCGTCGTCGTCCTCCTGGCCTTCCATTTCCGGAAGGCGGATGGTGAAAGTGGAACCTTGGCCTGGCTGGGACCAGACGGTGACCTCGCCGCCGTGGTTGGACACTACGTGCTTGACGATACTCAGTCCCAAACCTGTTCCCCCGGTCTGCCGGGACCTCGCCGCATCCACGCGGTAGAAGCGTTCGAAGATGCGCTCCTGGTCCTCGGGGCTGAGACCCTCACCCTGATCTGTAACGGAAATGGCCACCACGCCCTCTTTGGCGCGGACCCCAACTCCCACACGGGTGTTCTCCGGCGAATAACGAATGGCGTTGTCGATCAGGTTCCGCAAGGCGGTCACCAACAGGTCCTGGTCGCCGAACACCATTGTTTCCGAGCGTCCGCCGACTACGATCTTGATGTTCTTGAGCTCAGCCGGGAGCTGCGAACGATCCACGGACTCGGCGATCACCGTATTGATATCCACGGCGTGCCCTTGCTGTGCCACGTTGGCGCCCTGAAGCCGGGACAGCTCAATGATGTCCTGCACCAGTGCGGCCAGGCGTGTCGATTCCTTGTGCATGCGCTTCGCGAAGCGACGCACGGCTTCTTCGTCGTCCGGGCTTGCCTCAAGCGCCTCAGCCAGCAGGGAGATAGCACCCACCGGCGTCTTGAGTTCGTGCGAGACGTTCGCCACGAAGTCGTTCCGGATCTCTTCGGTCCGGGTGATTTCGGTACGGTCATCGGCCAGGAGGACGATATATTCCCATCCGAGCATGGCTGCCCGCACCTGCACCACAATGGTTCCCTTGCCCAGTGGGCCGCGAGGCAACTCGAAAGTCTTCTCCAGGATCACGCCGTCGCGCCGCACCTTTGCGGTCATGTCCAGCAACTGCTTGTGCACCACCGTGTGGCCCCTCACGAGCCCGTATGCGTAGGCCGCAGGACTGGCCCGGACCACGCCGTCGATCGCGTCCACCACCACGAAAGCGCGTCCGACGACGGACAGCACCTCCGCGGCTCCCTCCGGAAGCAGGGGCTCCGTGACGTCCAGATCCACGATCTTTCGCTGCCGTTCACTGAGCCTGAACGCGAGCACGCCAAAGACGCCGCACGACAGGCCGACTAGACCTGCGATGACACCGATGAGCACTGGATCCACGGATCTAGCTTATGCGCTCAAAACACTGCAAAATATGGAACGGTCACCAAACGGCCCCGATTCAGCTAACGTTCACCTAAAGGTGCGCAATCGTTCATTGACCACTGCCACCCTTACTAGTTGGACCGTAGTTAGCTGTGATGATTTTCGCGCCGCCAGAAGGGTGCGGAGGAGATTTCCAAGGAGAGGACGCCACCGTGCGCAAGGTTTTTCAGGAGGAGCTCATCCAGGTCGGTGAGGACCTCATCGAGATCTCAAAACTGGTCACTGAGGCGATCCAGAACGCGACCACCGCATTCGAAGGTGCCGACGTAGATCTCGCCCAGGATGTCATTGCCGCCGACGCCCGGATCGATTTCCTGCAGAACGGCCTCGACGAACGGGCGATCGACATCCTGGCCCTCCAGGGCCCCGTGGCAAGCGATCTCCGGATGATTGTTGGCTCCCTTCGGATGAGCGCATCCCTGGAGCGCATGGGTGACCTCGCCCGGCACGTGGCCCAGCTGGCCCGTTTGCGCTACCCGGCCACGGTCATCCCCGAGCAGCTGACGGCAACGTTCAAGGACATGGCCCGCCTCGACCTCGAAATCGTCCAGAAGGTCACCCTGCTCCTGGAGTCACGCGACCTGGAAGTTGCCCGGGACATCCTCAAGCTCAACATCCGGGTAGACGACCTGCACTTGAGCGTCTTCAGGGCAATCGCAGATCCCGCCTGGGCCGAGGCTGCCGCCACGACAGTGGATGTGGCCCTTGCCAGCCGCTACTTCGAGCGCTTCGCCGACCACGGCGTCTCCGTTGCCCGCAAGGTGACCTACTTGGTCACCGGTGAATGGCAGCCGGAAGGCTTCTAGCCAGCCTTAACAGAAAACGACGGCGGCCGGCCCACCTTGCGAGGTGGGCCGGCCACCGTCGTTCTCTCAAACTTATTTCTTGCCTTGGGCAGCGACAGCCTTGATGGACTCCGCCGCGGCCTCTGGGTCGAGGTAGGTTCCGCCGGGGTTGATCGGCTGGAAGTTTTCGTCGAGGTCGTAGACCAACGGGATGCCCGTAGGGATGTTCAGACCGGTTATGTCTTCGTCGCTTATGCCATCCAGGTGCTTGACGAGGGCGCGCAGGGAGTTGCCGTGGGCCGTGACCAGGACTGTCTTGCCAGCCTTGAGGTCTTCTTTGATGTCCGACTCCCAGTACGGCAGGAGACGGACCAGGACGTCCTTGAGGCACTCGGTGCGCGGGAGTGCATCGCCGAGGCCCGCGTAGCGCACGTCGTTCACCTGGGAGAACTCGCTGTCATCGGAGAGCGCGGGCGGCGGGGTGTCGTAGCTGCGGCGCCATTCCATGAACTGCTCTTCGCCGAACTCGGCAAGGGTCTGGGCCTTGTCCTTGCCCTGCAGTGCACCGTAGTGGCGCTCGTTGAGGCGCCAGTCACGCTTGACCGGGATCCAGCCGCGGTCGGCCTTGTCGAGGGAAATGTTCGCGGTGTTGATGGCCCGCTTGAGCAGGGACGTGTACAGGATGTCCGGGAGAATGTTGTTCTCGACCAGGAGCTCTCCGCCGCGCGCTGCTTCCTCGCGGCCTTGGTCGTTCAGGTCGACGTCCACCCAGCCGGTGAACAGGTTCTTGGCGTTCCAGTCGCTGTGGCCGTGGCGCAGCAGAATCAGCTTGTAAGTCATGGTTTTCATCCTAAGCGATCAGGCCCTGCCGTTGCCCGGCGTTACGCCCTTACCCCTTGACCGCAACGCGGGGTCACTTAGCGCCGGTGTTTGTGCGTCGGATGGGCCGTAAGTGACCCCGCGTCGGAGGATAAAGTGGGACGGTGGTGCAAAAAGCAGAGCGGGTGCAGGGAAGACGCGGCAAACCCGTCGGCAACATCACCAGGGGCACCACCAACCCCAACCGCATGCGCCGTCTGGACCGCTGGTTGGCGGGCCCGCAGGCATGGCGGCTACGCTCCGCCGTCGACCCCTTGGTAGTGGATTTGGGCTACGGCGCTTCCCCGGCCACCGCCGTCGAACTCTTCGAAAGGCTGCAGGCAGTCCGCCCCGACGTCCGCGTGTGCGGGATCGAGATCGAACCCGCGCGCGTCCGGGTCGCGAAATCCCTGGAAAGGCCCGGGCTCAGTTTCCACGTGGGCGGTTTCGAGGTTCCTGTTCCGGGCAATCCGGTGCTGGTGCGGGCCTTCAACGTGCTGCGGCAATACGAGGAATCGGATGTGGCCGGGATCTGGGCGCTGGTGCAGTCGCGGCTGGCTCCGCAGGGATTGTTCATCGACGGCACGTGTGACGAAATCGGCCGCAGAGTGACGTGGGTTGCGCTGGATCCGAACGGGCCGCTGAGTCTGAGCCTGTCCATGCGGTTCGGCGGTTTCGAACTCCCCTCCGACGTGGCAGAACGCCTACCCAAGGCACTTATCCACCGCAACATCCCAGGGGAACGCATTCACGCTTTCCTGAATGCCCTGGACCAGGCCTGGCTGGAAGCCGCACCGCTTGCGTCCTTTGGCAACAAGCAGCGGTGGACCGCTATGTGCCAATCAATGCGCGACGCCGGCTGGCCCCTTCAGGACGGAACGTCCCGTTGGCGCCTAGGGGAACTCACCGTCGACTGGTCAGCGGTGGCCCCGGCTTAGTTCCGGTTGGGCCCACGCCGGCGAGGGCCCCGGCCTGAGCTTGCGAAGGCTGGGAGCCTGTGGTTGGGCCCACGCCGGCAGGGTTCCCTGAGCGAGCTTGCGAGCTTAGGGTGCCGGTGGGGATCACCAGGGACCGTACGGCCCCTGGTTGCGGCCGCTGTTGCCGATTTCCGTCACCGCGGGACGGACGTCCGCCAAGTAGACGCACGCCGCGGTGACGGCAGCGATGCCGAAGATGCCAAAGCCGCCGCCGCCACCCAGGAGGGAAAGTCCGCCGATCACCGCGGCGACGCCGGTCAGGGCCAGCCAGAAGGTCTTGGTGCGCTTCGATGCTGCCTCAAAGGACGAGGGTTTGTGGCGCAGGCAATCGACCAGCGCCCACAGCTCCAAAGCGAAGGCAACCAGTCCCAGAATGAACCAAATCCCATTCTGGATGTATGAAATCAAAATTTTTCCGTCCACGCCCACAAGCCTAGCGGTCAAGCGACGTGAGCGCTTGCTCCAAATCCGTCCAGAGGTCTTCGACGTTCTCGATCCCGACGCTCATCCTGACCAAGTTGTCCGGCACGCTGAGCGGCTCGGCGGTGTGCCGGCGTCGGCGTTCGATGAGGGACTCGACCCCGCCCAGCGACGTCGCGGGGATCCACAACCGCAAGGCACGAACCAGTTGATCTGCTGCGTCGACACCGCTGCGGGTTCCGTCCCCGGCCAACTGGATGCACAGGATGGAGCCGAAGCCCTTCATCTGGGACTTGGCCCGCTCATGGCCGGGATCGTCGGGCAGGCCCGGGAAGCGGATGGACTCGACGCGCGGGTGGGTGCTCAGCCGCTCGGCCAACGTTGCCGCGGAAGCTTGCGAGCGCTCGATCCGGAGTGCCAGCGTGCGCAGGCCACGGAGCGCGAGCCAGGCCTCGAAGGGACCCGCGATGCCGCCGTGGATGATGCGGTGGTGCAGGAGTTCCGCGCGCAGCTCCGCATTCGAGGTAACCAAGGCACCGAGTACGACATCGGAGTGTCCCGCCAGGTATTTGGTCACCGAATGCAGCACGACGTCGGAGCCCAGGCCGAGGGGCTGCTGAACCAGCGGCGTGGAGAAGGTGTTGTCCGTGACCACGATGGCGCCAG is part of the Arthrobacter ramosus genome and harbors:
- a CDS encoding class I SAM-dependent methyltransferase, with product MVQKAERVQGRRGKPVGNITRGTTNPNRMRRLDRWLAGPQAWRLRSAVDPLVVDLGYGASPATAVELFERLQAVRPDVRVCGIEIEPARVRVAKSLERPGLSFHVGGFEVPVPGNPVLVRAFNVLRQYEESDVAGIWALVQSRLAPQGLFIDGTCDEIGRRVTWVALDPNGPLSLSLSMRFGGFELPSDVAERLPKALIHRNIPGERIHAFLNALDQAWLEAAPLASFGNKQRWTAMCQSMRDAGWPLQDGTSRWRLGELTVDWSAVAPA
- the ispD gene encoding 2-C-methyl-D-erythritol 4-phosphate cytidylyltransferase, whose product is MTTPSQREATAVVVVAAGSGERLGYGMPKAKVPLGGETILTHALRGVAAADVARQICVAVPAGDLELRELCEEFRQELGVDGPLITVVDGGSTRAASVRAALGAVLEGTRAVLVHDAARALTPERVFHRVAVALSSGAKAVIPAIPVVDTVKMVAETDGDDAGIAPEIVTGTAPREQLRAVQTPQGFDFETLLRAHAAAATFDDEQAAAVTDDAMLVELLGVPVHAVRGASQSLKITTPLDLIIAEGLLEGPLGVRWVEG
- a CDS encoding trans-sulfuration enzyme family protein; its protein translation is MSLSREHAADLSPDTVVVAAGRPERSHDQPVNPPIVLSSTYFGTGALSDGDRGYGRYANPTWDPFEEALAQLEGAELPGLLYASGLAAVSSALSLVPAGGVLVMPTHSYAGSLVMATELAAKGILELRTVDIADTDAVKAQLAPADGKAASMLWIESPTNPMLGIADVRALATAAQEAGAIVVTDNTFSTPLVQQPLGLGSDVVLHSVTKYLAGHSDVVLGALVTSNAELRAELLHHRIIHGGIAGPFEAWLALRGLRTLALRIERSQASAATLAERLSTHPRVESIRFPGLPDDPGHERAKSQMKGFGSILCIQLAGDGTRSGVDAADQLVRALRLWIPATSLGGVESLIERRRRHTAEPLSVPDNLVRMSVGIENVEDLWTDLEQALTSLDR
- the phoU gene encoding phosphate signaling complex protein PhoU, encoding MRKVFQEELIQVGEDLIEISKLVTEAIQNATTAFEGADVDLAQDVIAADARIDFLQNGLDERAIDILALQGPVASDLRMIVGSLRMSASLERMGDLARHVAQLARLRYPATVIPEQLTATFKDMARLDLEIVQKVTLLLESRDLEVARDILKLNIRVDDLHLSVFRAIADPAWAEAAATTVDVALASRYFERFADHGVSVARKVTYLVTGEWQPEGF
- a CDS encoding sensor histidine kinase; translated protein: MLIGVIAGLVGLSCGVFGVLAFRLSERQRKIVDLDVTEPLLPEGAAEVLSVVGRAFVVVDAIDGVVRASPAAYAYGLVRGHTVVHKQLLDMTAKVRRDGVILEKTFELPRGPLGKGTIVVQVRAAMLGWEYIVLLADDRTEITRTEEIRNDFVANVSHELKTPVGAISLLAEALEASPDDEEAVRRFAKRMHKESTRLAALVQDIIELSRLQGANVAQQGHAVDINTVIAESVDRSQLPAELKNIKIVVGGRSETMVFGDQDLLVTALRNLIDNAIRYSPENTRVGVGVRAKEGVVAISVTDQGEGLSPEDQERIFERFYRVDAARSRQTGGTGLGLSIVKHVVSNHGGEVTVWSQPGQGSTFTIRLPEMEGQEDDDAGAKPRNVIQTTGAVRALEQGAGA
- the ispF gene encoding 2-C-methyl-D-erythritol 2,4-cyclodiphosphate synthase yields the protein MILPRTGIGVDVHAYASENDPQPLWLGGLFWEGERGLSGHSDGDCVAHAAADALFSACGIGDLGTHFGTDRPEFAGASGVKLLGEAARIVRAAGFEIGNVAVQFVANRPKFGPRREESQRVLSAAAGASVSVIATTSDGLGFTGRGEGISAVATALVYAVPAAPQSESD
- a CDS encoding CarD family transcriptional regulator, which encodes MVFEVGETVVYPHHGAAKIEEIKMRTIKGEEKMYLKLKVAQGDLTIEVPAENVDLVGVRDVVGKEGLEHVFDVLRAEFTEEPTNWSRRYKANLEKLASGDVIKVAEVVRDLWRRDHDRGLSAGEKRMLAKARQILISELALAEKTDEEKAASVLDEVLAS
- a CDS encoding response regulator transcription factor, coding for MSRILIVEDEESFSDPLSYLLGKEGFDVQVVDNGSDALVEFDRNGADLVLLDLQLPGTPGTEVCRQLRQRSSVPVIMLTAKDSEIDKVVGLELGADDYVTKPYSSRELVARVRAVLRRQGEPEELITSTVQAGPVRMDIERHVVSVNGEQVSLPLKEFELLEMLLRNSGRVLTRGQLIDRVWGSDYVGDTKTLDVHVKRLRSKIEPDPSVPRYLVTVRGLGYKFEP
- a CDS encoding phosphoglyceromutase, with product MTYKLILLRHGHSDWNAKNLFTGWVDVDLNDQGREEAARGGELLVENNILPDILYTSLLKRAINTANISLDKADRGWIPVKRDWRLNERHYGALQGKDKAQTLAEFGEEQFMEWRRSYDTPPPALSDDSEFSQVNDVRYAGLGDALPRTECLKDVLVRLLPYWESDIKEDLKAGKTVLVTAHGNSLRALVKHLDGISDEDITGLNIPTGIPLVYDLDENFQPINPGGTYLDPEAAAESIKAVAAQGKK
- a CDS encoding DUF2516 family protein, which produces MDGKILISYIQNGIWFILGLVAFALELWALVDCLRHKPSSFEAASKRTKTFWLALTGVAAVIGGLSLLGGGGGFGIFGIAAVTAACVYLADVRPAVTEIGNSGRNQGPYGPW